The Accipiter gentilis chromosome 7, bAccGen1.1, whole genome shotgun sequence genome includes a region encoding these proteins:
- the LOC126040439 gene encoding feather beta keratin, which translates to MSCYDLCRPCGPTPLANSCNEPCVRQCQDSRVVIEPSPVVVTLPGPILSSFPQNTAVGSTTSAAVGSILSAEGVPINSGGFSLSGLGGRYCGRRCLPC; encoded by the coding sequence atgtcctgctacgatctgtgccgtccctgtgggccaaccccgcttgccaacagctgcaacgagccctgtgtcaggcagtgccaagACTCCCGTGTGGTTATTGAaccctctcccgtggtggtgaccctgcccggacccatcctcagctccttcccccagaacaccgctgtgggatccaccacctccgctgctgttggcagcatcctgagtgctgagggagtgcccatcaactctgggggctttagcctctctggccttggtggccgctactgtggcagaaggtgcctgccctgctaa